The DNA segment TACTGCCTACGCGTCACTTGATGATGTTCAAAAAGCTCTTATTGATAGTTTCTCATACTTGGATAGCAACAGAGACATGGTCTCAAAATTGACCTATTTCAAATGGCTTAAATTAGATTAATGAAAGCGATTTGGTATAACGGCTTACAAATCCTTCAGAACTCTTAAGAAGCTCATAGTAGAGAAGCGTCCTCAAATTGGGACGAGTATGAAACAGCACTCGTTTTCGCATACTTGGATAGCCTATAATTCTCCTGAAAGTATAATAATCGGCTGGGGAAGTATGCCCAAGTGTCCATAACACGGTCCCGTTTTTCCGACCACTCCTCCACACCAACCTTTTTATCTGTGGATCAGACGGACTGGAAAGAGGAAAAGGCAGTTCGGCAACCGCCCATACAAGTATATCAACGCCCGACGCCAACGGTTAGTTGACTTGAGCGCAGATCCTGTTGGCGGCCTCCTCGTATTTAGCGATTTTAGGGCTGGAGGCGCCGGACAGCACCACTCCCGGCAGCACCTGGGCTCCGGCCCGGGAAGCCAGTTCGCGCAGGGTTTTCAGGGAGGAGTTGCCCGTCAGCCAGGCCCAGGGAAAAGAGTGGGTCACGAAAGGCATGACCCGCTTTCCCCTGAGTTGGGGGCTCAGGTCCGCCATCGCCTTCAGCAGCATCGGATAGGGCCGGAAAGCCCAGACGGGGCCGCCGATCAGAACGATATCCGCCGAAGCAACATCAGGCAGGTTGGTGATCCGGATGTTTTTGGCTTCCGTGGGCTTGCTCTGGTCCAGGGGCGGATCGCAAGCCAGCCTGGTCAGATCGACCCGGTGTCCGGCTTCCGTCAGTTTGGCTTTCACCAGCTCCCCCAGTTTTTGGGTGTTGCCGGAATGGGAACAAATCACGAGTTGAACATTCATTGCAGCATCTCCTTGGTGGGTTTGGCGTTGTCATCGCGTTTCCAGCGGTCGTCGATTTTGGTGCGGATGGGGCTTTTTTGTCGGAAGTAGTTCACGATGGCGTCACGCAGGTTGATCTGGTGGAAGACGATGTCTTCCTGGGGCACTTGGGTCAGCAACGTCAGGCCGGCATTTCCCTGCATCAGGAAGTCCGTGGTGGTGCAGGTGTAGATCTTGTTCCTGTCCCAGGGCTGGCCGCCGATCTTGAGCGAAGTGACGCGGTCGAAATTGGGGCGTTTTTTGGAATACACCACATTGACGCCGGAGACCACCAAACCGTGGCGCCCTCCCTCCACGCGGGTTTCGATGATGCGGCGCAGGAATTCGCCGGTGCAGCGGAAACTGACAACCATATTGTCGAAAGGCATCACCTGAAAGATGTCCCGGTATGTGACGGGTCCGTTTTTGATGTCGGCGCGCACTCCGCCGAGGTTCAGAAAGGCGAAATCCGCGTTGACTTCATTGCGCATGGCGTCCACGATGGTGTTTCCCATCAGGCTTTGGGCGTCCACGTTTGTGCGGTTGAGGTGGACACCGGCGATGCCGATGATCTCGTCCATGCCTTCCTCGGCTTTGGCGACCTCGGCCTCGATGGTGGCGGAGATTTCCCGGTCCGGGATGAACTGGTCCTCAAACAGGGTTATCATCATCCCTTCGCGCAGGGCGGGCAGTTCGTAGCCGCTCACGCTCCTGGTGGCCGGATCGACGGTAAGCGTTATCCAGCCGAGATTTGAGCCGTAGGCATAGCCCTGCACCACCATGGTGTGGGTGTGGGGATCGATCCAGGGTGCGGGCCAGCCTTTATGGATGTGGCCGCCGACGAAGAGATCGATGCCGGGAACTTCGCGGGCGATTTCCTGGGCGTCCCAACCCCAGGCGGCGTAGCGTTCCTGCTGCAGGGGATTTCCCGCCGCGTCATAACGGGAAAGGTAGGTCGCCTCAACCTCATAGGGCAGGCCGGCATGGCCCAGAACGATAACGATATCTGCCCGTTCCTGCTCCCGCACGAGTTTCACATATTTGGCCACCGTGTCCTTTTCATCCAAGAACTCGATGTTTTTGATGTGCTCGGGGAAGCTCATCTTTTCCGTATCCGTGGTGGTGAAGCCGATCACTCCTATCCGCAGGCCGAGTCGGCTGATGATGCGGTAAGGCACCACATACCAGGGCAGGTCGCCGGTGCGGCGGTCGATGATGTTGCAGGAAAGGATGGGGAAATTAGCGTAGTCCAGGGTTTCCATCAGTTCGTCATTCATGATGTCGAATTCGTGGTTGCCGATGGTCATGGCGTCGTAGCCGATGGCGTTCATGTATTCGATCACGGCGCGGCCTTTGGTCACGGTGCCCACCGGGCGCCCCTGGAAGAAGTCGCCGGCGTCGAACAGCAGCATGTCACGCTTGGTCCCGGAGAGGGAGCGGATATGCTTGATGAGGGTGGCTGCGGAAGCCCCTCCGCCCAGTTGGGGCGGGAAATCCGGGTTCATGAAGGTTGCCTCTGAACGGTCAATGCCTCCATGGACGTCGTTGGAAAAAACGATATCCAGCCGGAGGTCTTCGGCGAGCAGCCCAACCGTGAGGATGAGGCTCAGCGCCGTTAGCAGGATCATCTTTTTCATAAGCTTACCAGGATACGCTGAGGCTGGCGCTCAGGCTGACATTGCTTTCACGCACCTTGTCCGGGTTTTCCCAGCCGCGGTCGGAGAGCACGATGTACTGGTTCGGCCAGAGCAGATAGGTGTTGTTGCCGGTGTAATGTTTGTCATTGTAAAAGGAATCCTTGAAGAGGTCCAGAGCCTCATATTCGCGCCAGGAATAGCCGATGCCGATGTCGAGGCTCAGGTTGTCCGCGAGGATAATGCTGCTGCCGCCGGTGACGGTGGGGGTGATTATCTTTCTGGCGATGATGGCCCCGTCCGGCTCCACAAAGCGGAGATAGCTGTTTTCCGAGCTGAAGCCCAGACGCAGGGGCAGGCGGTTCGTGATGTGATGCTCAACCCCGGCCGAGAAATTGAGGCAGTCCTCATAATGGGTGGAGATATCGGAGAACTTCACCCACTGAGTTTCCAGGTTGAACCGGGTGCGCATGAGCATGTTGCGCGGCTGATAGTTCAGGCCCAGACTGATCTCGGAGGGCAGGATATAGTCTTCGTCGATTCTGCCAAGCATTACTCCGCCATTCTCGTCGGGAAGCGTTTCCATCATGGAGCACCAATCCCCTGTGCGTTTCAGCGTTGATTTCAAGGCGTAGGTGCTGCCGATGCCGAAGTTTTCGTTGATACGGATTCCGATGCCGGCTTTCATCCTGTATCCGTCCAGTTCGGTATTCTCAGTGTAGGTATAATCCGGCAAAACGTCTTCTCCGACCGCGTCCACGATGGTATTGATCGCCCACTGGCTCCAGCGGATGCTCCTCTCATTGGAAACATCGCCGAAGAGCTTGCCGAAATCAAAACCCAGGTTGATGTCGAAGACCTCGCCCAGCCGGAATCCCATGCTGGCCACGGCGGAAGCCTGGTCCAGGCGCCCTTCGTTGGCGAGCTTGTTTACGGCCACCATTTCCGGATAGCCGTCGTTGTCGGTGTTGCGGTTGTTGCGTATCTGCTCGTCGTAGTTGCCGTCGAAACTCAGGTAGGGCTTGTAATAGGCTCCCAGCCCGAATCTTGCCCAGCCCAGTTTGAGGGCGGCGAAGGCGGCGCCGGAGTAGTCGTCGTAGAAATTGATGTTGGAGGCATAGACAGAGTCGTCGATGTAGTTGTCGAAGGAGTTATAGAGCGGCACGGCGCGGTTGTCTTCATTGCGGTTGACGAACGCTCCGGCGGTGATGCCCGCACATTTGTCCATCAGGGTGAGGTTGGCCGGGTTGACTGTGATTCCGGCGGGGCGCAGGTCCTCGAACAGTCCGGTTCCGCCCATGGCTTTGCTGCGGGCGTCGAGCGTCCCGAAGCGGTTGCCGAAATAGCTGTCCGAAATCGACCAGGCGCTCAGCCCGGCCAGGGAAATAAGCATTGCCAGCGTGATGATTATATGTTTTTTTATCATTATTCCTCCACTTTAGTAGCGGTATTCAAGGCTGAGGCGGATGGTGTTTTCCTTGTGTTCCACCCGCTGATACAGGTTTTCACCTTGCACAGGCACGTTATACTGGCGGATGCTCAGTTCCTGCGTCTGATAGGTTTTATTTCTGAATTTCAGAGAAAGATACATATTGCGTGAGATTCTGGAATGCAGGGCCACCCAGGCTTTCATGCCCTTTTCGCCCATGAAGTCGATTTCCATGTCTTCCCAATCCCAGTGCGAAATGCCATGCCCGAACCAGTAGATGAGTGAGCCCTGCAGCTTCAGGTTGGCGTTGAAGTTGTGGGTGTAGTTTACACCAACGTAATCGCCGGTCATCAGGGTTTGGGCAGCCGCCATGGTGTTGTTTCCCGGCAGGGCCGGATTGGTGAGTGAGGTGTAGGGAGGGCTCAGAACCGTGTTGTAGCGGTATTCGAACTCCAGGAAGTCGCGGTTGGAAAGGAAGGTGCGCACGCTGAAGGTGTATTCGTCGGTCTTGGAAACACCGCGTTCGGCATAGTCGTCATAGCGGTTGGTCTGGGTTTTGAAGCGCGCGCGCAGGGCGATCTGGTAAAGGGGCCGGAACTCCAGTTCCGTTTGCAGGCGCACGGAGCGGCGGCCGTCGGTGAGGCGTTCCCAGATGTCCAGGTAGCTGCGTCCGATGGTGAAGAAGCGGTGAAATTTATACCGGGTTTCGAAGTATATTCCTGATTCCGGCTGGGATTGGGACGCGTTCAGATAGATGTCTGAAAGGGTGGGGTTAGTGAGCGTGTAAACGTTCTTTTCCAGGATGGTGTCGTCGAAGCGTTCGTGCTCGGAGAAGGAATTGCTGTAGGGGTTGTCGAAACCGATGTCGTAGTGGCGGAAGAGGCTTAGGAAATAGAGGTTGTCGAACTGGGTGTAGGCGCTCACCAGGTAGGCCTTGGGATCGTCGCCCAGCTTGAAATCCGAGCCGTCCACACTCAGTTCCGCGTATTCACCCTGCACGGAAACGTTGCTGATGGTGGTCTGGGCGTCGAAACCCAGCACCCGGCGGTAGTTGCGTGAGTAGGTGTCCGTCAGGGTGCTGTAGAGGCCGGCAATTTCGGCGTCCATCATTTTGAATTTGGGATAGTAGTAAGAATCCCTCACCAGTAGCATCCTGAGGTCGTTCCATCCCGGCACCACGAAGTGGGCGTCGTCGTAAAGCGCTGTGTAGGTGGTGAAACCCAGCTTTGTGCCCAGGAAGGGATTCACCTGCACGTGCGTTCCCCAGAGGGTTTCGCGCAGGACGTCCTTGCGGTAGGCGAGGTTGATGTAATCCGTGGCGTAGGGCGAGCCGCTCTGGAGTTCATTGTTGAAATAGGCCTCGGCTTCGAGCAGTTCCTCCGTGCCAAAGCGCGTGGTAGGTATCACATAGCTGAAAAGCTTGTTCTTGCCGCCTTCCTGGATTACTTTGCCGTCCCGGTCCACATAGGCCACCGCGTCCTTGTTGTCCTGCGAAACCCAGCCGGAAACGCCGAACCAGGGGTTTGTGATCTCGAGGGCGGCGCCGCGCAGGGCGTATTCCTGGGTTCTGGAAAGGTCGGGAGTGAGGCCCAGGATGCGTTTGCTGAAGCCGTAGCCGGTCTTGCGGGCGCTGTAATAATCCGTGTTTTCCATCACCAGGCCCTCCCCGAAGGTGGCGCGGTAATGGCCCAGGTAGAGTTTCAGGCGCGTGTTGTCCAGCAGCGGCAAATCGGTGTTTTCGTAGCCCGCGTAGAATTTGGAATCGGCCACGATCTCGGCCGGGTCCTTGTCCCTGACGGGGGTTTCACCCTTGGGGCTGTAATACATCCAGCCCACCTTGTAGTTGTTGCCGTAGCGGGCGCGCAGCTTCACGAGGACGTCGGGGTTGAGTTCCTCCATGTTGAAGTAGCCCCAGTAGGAAAGGTCCTTGCGGTGGGGAACCGTCACGCTGGAATTGCCGTAATCGCTACGCAGGAAGCTCTCGTGATACATGTCGTAGGCGCCTTCCTCCAGGTAGCGGGTGTAATACTGCAGCTTGGCGTCCCACATGAAGCGGTTTTTCACCGGCGGTTCCTTGTAATAGACGTAGCTGCGGAGGTTGGTGTAGCCGTAATAGCTGAGCCCCGGCGAATTGCGCAGGTCGCGTGTGTCCGCGATCGTGTCGCCTTTGGCTGTTCGGGTGAGGATGCCGACCGCATCGACGGCGGAAACGTTGGGCAGGCTGATGAAGTCGTCGAAGTGCATCTTGTTCACGTTTTGGGGCGTCATCAGATAGTCTTCCCAAACGTCGGACATGCCTTCGGATGCCCCTTCGTTGCTGTCCAGGCGCTCCAGCAGGTCGCGGATCTCGTCCCGCCTGGCCGCCACTTCGTCCTCCTCTATGTACAGCGAAACCACTGCCAGGTTTTTGATGCGCAGCAGGGTGGGCTGGTCGATGGAAGGAATCTCCCGCAGCTGGTAAATGTCGCTGAAAACGGAGATGTAGGTGCGGTAGTCCAGA comes from the Candidatus Cloacimonadota bacterium genome and includes:
- a CDS encoding NAD(P)H-dependent oxidoreductase, with protein sequence MNVQLVICSHSGNTQKLGELVKAKLTEAGHRVDLTRLACDPPLDQSKPTEAKNIRITNLPDVASADIVLIGGPVWAFRPYPMLLKAMADLSPQLRGKRVMPFVTHSFPWAWLTGNSSLKTLRELASRAGAQVLPGVVLSGASSPKIAKYEEAANRICAQVN
- a CDS encoding bifunctional metallophosphatase/5'-nucleotidase; the encoded protein is MKKMILLTALSLILTVGLLAEDLRLDIVFSNDVHGGIDRSEATFMNPDFPPQLGGGASAATLIKHIRSLSGTKRDMLLFDAGDFFQGRPVGTVTKGRAVIEYMNAIGYDAMTIGNHEFDIMNDELMETLDYANFPILSCNIIDRRTGDLPWYVVPYRIISRLGLRIGVIGFTTTDTEKMSFPEHIKNIEFLDEKDTVAKYVKLVREQERADIVIVLGHAGLPYEVEATYLSRYDAAGNPLQQERYAAWGWDAQEIAREVPGIDLFVGGHIHKGWPAPWIDPHTHTMVVQGYAYGSNLGWITLTVDPATRSVSGYELPALREGMMITLFEDQFIPDREISATIEAEVAKAEEGMDEIIGIAGVHLNRTNVDAQSLMGNTIVDAMRNEVNADFAFLNLGGVRADIKNGPVTYRDIFQVMPFDNMVVSFRCTGEFLRRIIETRVEGGRHGLVVSGVNVVYSKKRPNFDRVTSLKIGGQPWDRNKIYTCTTTDFLMQGNAGLTLLTQVPQEDIVFHQINLRDAIVNYFRQKSPIRTKIDDRWKRDDNAKPTKEMLQ
- a CDS encoding helix-hairpin-helix domain-containing protein, producing the protein MKKLFVLLFALLCLGQIAAKVDLNTANFEELLQLPITERQARDILDYRTYISVFSDIYQLREIPSIDQPTLLRIKNLAVVSLYIEEDEVAARRDEIRDLLERLDSNEGASEGMSDVWEDYLMTPQNVNKMHFDDFISLPNVSAVDAVGILTRTAKGDTIADTRDLRNSPGLSYYGYTNLRSYVYYKEPPVKNRFMWDAKLQYYTRYLEEGAYDMYHESFLRSDYGNSSVTVPHRKDLSYWGYFNMEELNPDVLVKLRARYGNNYKVGWMYYSPKGETPVRDKDPAEIVADSKFYAGYENTDLPLLDNTRLKLYLGHYRATFGEGLVMENTDYYSARKTGYGFSKRILGLTPDLSRTQEYALRGAALEITNPWFGVSGWVSQDNKDAVAYVDRDGKVIQEGGKNKLFSYVIPTTRFGTEELLEAEAYFNNELQSGSPYATDYINLAYRKDVLRETLWGTHVQVNPFLGTKLGFTTYTALYDDAHFVVPGWNDLRMLLVRDSYYYPKFKMMDAEIAGLYSTLTDTYSRNYRRVLGFDAQTTISNVSVQGEYAELSVDGSDFKLGDDPKAYLVSAYTQFDNLYFLSLFRHYDIGFDNPYSNSFSEHERFDDTILEKNVYTLTNPTLSDIYLNASQSQPESGIYFETRYKFHRFFTIGRSYLDIWERLTDGRRSVRLQTELEFRPLYQIALRARFKTQTNRYDDYAERGVSKTDEYTFSVRTFLSNRDFLEFEYRYNTVLSPPYTSLTNPALPGNNTMAAAQTLMTGDYVGVNYTHNFNANLKLQGSLIYWFGHGISHWDWEDMEIDFMGEKGMKAWVALHSRISRNMYLSLKFRNKTYQTQELSIRQYNVPVQGENLYQRVEHKENTIRLSLEYRY